atatatatatatatatatatatatatatatatgtgtgtgtgtgtgtgtgtgtgtgtgtgtgtgtgtgtgtgtaatttcctgtaattgtatttagaatttgttttcaaatttcaccctcatttcaccctcatttgcccagtttcccccaaccctccattcattcacatctcccaccccttctaaccgataatactcaaatgtattcataaatactttaacaaaatgtcttcaatcactgatatgtgtgacgggacaaacAAATTCCTCCTCCATACTGCATTGTGAAACTGACTATTAATATTGATTCCAAGAACCAGAATAAAAAAATGGAATGGCCCCATTTGCAGTGCAACAACCTAAATGCCTTTCAACATTGATTATACTTGTGGTTTAACCTGGGTTGGGGAAAACAAGGGAAGGGACACTACTCATGTTGAGTTCAGCGTCAAATAGTTGCATTCAAAGCCgctctttcattttcattatcgTTTTGTTATGCGTTTTCCATCAACGTCATTTATAAAAGAAATGCTCACTGAATAAAATTCCAAGTTAAgataaaaaatatttcaaaaagcATACATATAATGATCATGGCATCCATTTCTGCGATGGAAGGTTAGGACGTAAGTTATGTCCCTTTGTTCACTCCTTTCATTCGTAAATTCAAACACGGTTATGATAAGTCACTTTTTAGACAGTTCCAGCAAATATTGAACATTAAAAAATATGGTACACTTTACAATATCCATGTGAAAATACAGCATTTTGATTTACATGAACAAGTGCGATAAAATAAGTCTGAATAATCTATGAatgtcactcatacacacataatgaAACTTGTGTACTTCTGACAGTGCTTAAGTAAGATTATCGTTTAATCATACAGATAATcaatctttctctcccaccaccaccaaacacatttcaccccaaccacacaaataaTTGCACATAATTCCAACTGAACAAGCTTGATCATCAGGATGTTAATAGATCTCCAGAACTTGCACAATCATTAAATGCAAACTTCAGAAGTCACACAAACAACCCACCACAAGACCAATTGAAACACAATCCTACTCTACCACATTACACAATCATAGTTAGTGCTCAACATGCTAACATCAGAACACCCACCCTGATGTTGATAGCATAACACCCCAAACTCATACCAATATATAACCCCATCAAAATAGTACCAAACACAGGCTCCAACCattacacacacccaaaccaaaccaccacTAAAACCCCATTCACACAAACAATCCTTTACCATCAAACATATACAACACTAGCCCCATAAACAACCCCCTCCTCGCGAAATGCATCCAACCACATAAACAAATATCGCTTCTAGAACACCTCCAGCCatggtttgttaaaaaaaaaaaaatctagcaacAGGTCATTGTTATCAACATTTAATTATCTCTGATATGGGGACTTTTGTATTGTGCATGGAAGGAAAGAGATGGGAATTTCAGCATCTCCTAAATCAAAGGTGTCCACACACTTAATGCTtcatttagtttttttgttttttttaatataattcatTAGCAACAGGAAAACATTTTGGAAGATGCTCACATAACAGAGCACACAGTGACTGAGAAAATTCAAACATATATGCAGTTCAGCTGCTGATAGTGTTCCATTTGCAACCTGAGAATCATATTTTTCAGTCCTGGTGATGGCACAGGCTGtagattttgttttcctttcatatCATTTGTTTTATTGTCTCTCTTTTTTAGTACATGCAGATTCATTAGTGCCTTAAATTTTAAAAATCCACCTGTGTGTGCAATAACAGTTTTTATCAACTAACACACATTCCTGTCAGTCTTACACGTTCTGGAAACAAAAATTAAACATATTCAGCATGCACAGTCCCGAAACTAAGAGTATGCTTGCTGTTTGGCAGGGAGTAGAAAACGTTTACACTCTTAAAATTCCACGACTTCAATAGGTAGGAAAGTTGGTTTAtgagagtgaacatgggagttacagTCCATGATCACAGAGCAATGTGACAGGCAGCTAATGAACTTACTGCTTTGCTCTGACACATccagtcttttaaaaaaaaaagctaaacaaGAAGTGAAATACAAAATTAGATAAGCTTACCACTCACCTCCTTCCATTGTGGTTTCAATCAGTCTTTCAAAAACGTGGAGAGTCACAAAGAAGACAGCACTACAGTCACTGAAGTCGCGGACGTCCTGCTTGGTAGTCGGTTGTGCTGCTGAAAAGAGTTGAGTTTTAACGACCTAGCGAAACGCTCTtagggtcaagttgttctggaaaGATGGCCGGCAGTAGTCGTTGTTCAGTGGTTAAAAGGTGTTCGATGCTGTGGTCCGTAAGCTGACAGCAAAGAGCTGGGATATATATAGTGTCAGATGACGTAAGTCAGAGGCATTGCCATCACCAACACTCCCGGCCCCGTGGACCTGTCAGTCACTTGTGAAAGTCACGCACTAGCAACACTCCCGGCCCCAACGACCTGTCAGTCACGTGTGAAACTCACGCGCCAGCGACACTCCCGGCCCCAACGACCTGTCAGTCACGTGTGAAACTCACGCGCTAGCAACACTCCCGGCCCCAACGACCTGTGAAAGTCACGCCCTAGAGTCAGGTGGGCAGGTCTTTGAAAGCGGAGCAGGAGTGAGAGGGCGAGGAGGTTGGAAATGGGTGGGAGGAGTGATCGAGGATGAGTGGATTGCATGAACCCAAGGTCCTTTtatgtatttctctcttcttttttctctccattccctctctctttctctccctcaccatcccccaccccctctctctctccatctctctcactttctctttctgtctttacctTTCGCTCTCGTTTTCTTATTTTGCAAGGTgaaatgtattttgtattgtcAGAGTAGGAGTTAGAAATGTATTGTCTCATGCAGGACAGGATAGTCATTCTTCAATTTAATGCTAACTTTCTGTATGAAACTTGAAAATGATTTAGCACATACTCGATCagacagaggaaaaaacaacaacaaaaattgtaagTCGGCAATACGTTCTTCGAACCGAcaaagacagccacacacacacacacacacacacacacacacacacacacacacacatatatatatatatatatatatatatatatatatttgtaagtatatctataatcatatatatatacatatatatatatatatagagagagagagagagagagagagagagagagagagagagaggtgatatgaATATAaacatacgcatatatatatatgtgtgtgtgtgtgtgtgtgtgtgtgcgcgcgcgcgcgcgtgcgcgtatgtgtgtgtgtgtgtgtgtgtgtgtgtgtgtgttcggagacagacagacctacgaggaagggaacagagagagagagagagagagagagacagagaggtggatagagagaCAAAAACTTTTGTCCACAGTGACAAAAGATAATTgagacagccaggtagacagaaagaacatacacgtacacacacacacacgtgcgcgcgtacgcacacacacgcacacacacacacacacacgcacacacacacacacacacacacacacacacatatatatatatatatgtgtgtgtgttttgttgttgttgttgttgtttcgtttttgttttgttttgttgttgctgttttctcaaATGATACATGATATCGTTCAGACAAAGACACGCAACACCCAGCTAATAATGCTTCGAATTTATTGTCATCATGCACGAAGGTAAATAACGGGATTGGACGAACAGTCCGGAATGTTTCTTGTTCCTGGAACAGATTGCCATTATGTAAATCACTTGATATAAGCATGGAGTcaattagttagtttgttagtaagttagttagctcgtgggttggttggttggttggttaaccaGTTGGCTAGTTGGTTAGCAAGTTAGTTAGTCGGTTAGCTACTTGTTATTTGGTTAGCAAGTTAGTTTATTATTTCATTACTAATATAAATGTCCGGTGAAATTTTCAAAAATGTGAAACGaaacatagacaaaaaaaaaagcgtattgATCTGTGTATTTACCTGTGCATtaatgaatgaaaagaagaaaagaaaaaaaaaagaaaaaaactttaagCCGCCGAAGGaatccccctttcttcttttcttcacccaacccccaacccctttgaaaaaaaaaaaaaaaaaaaaaaaaggccctcaCCGCGCCGCAGGAAGTGAAAGGCATGGACCACGTGGTCCACTCATTTTGTTGTAGGAGTGACTACCATGCACTCAGGGAGGAGTGAAAGGTCAAGGTTAGCGCCCGAAGATTGCGATTTCATGGCAGCGCATTTGGCGAGCCGTTCGACTTTGGCGTTTCCCGTGAGAGTTTTGGCGAGAGCAATATCCTGACTGAGAAGTTGCGTCCCCAGTTTCATCTTTACTATCTGGAGTTTCAGCTTTTCCATTTCCAGACTGTCTTTGATTTCGTTGTCTCCgtgatgaggaggagaggaaggacaaggagaagtaggaggaagaggtgaCACGGTCTCCACTGTATGATctggacaggaagaaaggaaagacaagttATCAGACAGTGAACGAACGGTG
The window above is part of the Babylonia areolata isolate BAREFJ2019XMU chromosome 23, ASM4173473v1, whole genome shotgun sequence genome. Proteins encoded here:
- the LOC143298346 gene encoding uncharacterized protein LOC143298346, with translation MDVKLVLVLTCAVSAMVVIPADDDSDHTVETVSPLPPTSPCPSSPPHHGDNEIKDSLEMEKLKLQIVKMKLGTQLLSQDIALAKTLTGNAKVERLAKCAAMKSQSSGANLDLSLLPECMVVTPTTK